The genomic DNA GACCGATGAGGTGCGCGACGAGGCGGGCTTCGACGACATTCCCGAGGCTGAAAAGCACGAGGATCGCATCGAGGATTTCGAGGACTCTCGCAAGAAATACGAGAAACAGATCAAGAAGGGCGAGCTGAGCCGTGAGGAATTCGAGCTCATTCGTCGCAACGCCTATCACGAAGAGAAACTCGACCAGCTCGACTACAACGACGAACTGGTGTTCATGGCCCGCGACTCGGGCAGTCGCGCCGCGCGGGAGAGCTGGCTGACCCCCAGGGCCATCGAGCTCGAAATCACCGATCCCGTCGACCAGTCGACGAGCTGGGTCTACCTGTTCTACTTCGATGCCGGTGACGTGCCCGCACGCAGTGCCATCGACTATGTCGACTACGATCCCAAGGGTGATACCGTCAACGCGCGCCTTGGTGTCATCGATTTTGTGGATGAGAAGCCGCTCATCGTGGAGGGGCTCATCGGCAAGCATCCCAACGGCACCACGATTCCCAACGTTCTCGATCGTTTCAAGGTGCGCATTCGCGTCAAGCCCGCGCCCCTGTTCTGCATCCCGCTCCACTTTGACGAGAACAACGTCAAAGCCTTCACCATCGGTTACAAGGACGGCCCGGTCCGCGTGATTCGCCGGAATATCTTCTGGATCATCCTGGGCGGTGTGCGCCTGCCCTTTGCACCGAAAATCGTCATCTACTTCCAGTTCTATGAAAACGGGCTGGCCACCAAGGCTGAAATCTGGGTGCCTGTTGATGCCGACTGGTTCGTTTGCGATGGGAGCAGCTTCACTGCGGGGCTTGACCTCAACAAAAACGCCATGGGGGCGAAGATCTTTACCCAGGACAACAGCGAGATCGTCATCGACGGCAAGCTCTCCGAGGCGGAGAAGAACCTCAAGCGGCGGGGTCAGTTCTGGATCGCCGGGTACCTGCCCAACGATGCAGCGCTCATGTCGCGGATGCTCTATGACGAACGCCTGATCGCCAAGGGCGCGGTGATGGACCTGGCGCTCAAGGACGACAACAACGCGCTGGATCCTCCCGAGAACGAACCGGGGCAGCATCTGATCGGTTACACCATGGACATCGGCAAGATGCCCAAGGGCACGTACAACATGGGCTTCCAGATCTACGTGGCCTATGACTTCGAACCCGGGGACGTCGATGCGCTGCTCAATATCGACGACAAACCGCTGACCGTTCGTGCGGTTGAGCAGGAAAGCGCAGTGCCGGAGGCGCCGGCCGAGCCGGCGAAGTAAGTCTCAGGATATCTGTTGGGCTGCCGGATCGTCGTCGTGCCAGACGACGCGATTGCGGCCGCGCTGCTTGGCGCGATAGAGCATGTTGTCGGCTTCTTCAAGCAGCAGGTCGGCCTGGGCGAGCTCTCCCTCGCGCGCGGCCACCCCGAAGCTCGCAGTGATCCGAAGCCCCCCGTTCGCAGTAGAGATCTCGGAGTTCTGCAACTGCTCGCGCATCCGCTCAGCCACGGCGATGGTTCCCTCCAGCGCTGTCTCGGGAAGCAGCACGACCAGTTCTTCACCGCCGAAACGTCCCACGCGGTCGATGCCCTGGCGGATTTCGGCGCGAAGAATTGCGGCGACATGCTGGAGGGTAAGATCTCCGACGCTGTGCCCCCAGGTGTCGTTGACGGACTTGAAATGGTCGAGATCGCAGATGATGAAACCCACCGGGCGGCCCGTGCGCTGGGCGCGCACGCACTCGGCCTCAAAGAACTCGAAGAACTGACGCCGGGTTGAAAGACCGGTGAGGGAGTCGGTGGCGGCCAAGTCCTGGAACTGTGCTTCCCGCTCCCTCCAGCGCGAGAGCAGCGAGTTGACGACCACCCACACGAGAAGCGGCGAGACCACCAGCAGGGTCATCTGCCAGTAGCGCAGCGCCCCCACCGGGCGGCCCGCCGCGTCCACTGGGGTCGAGATGAAGACCGGCGCGTAGGGAATCAGGTGCAATTCATCGAGGATCAGAATCGCAATCAGAACGCTGAGCCCCGAGACCACCGAGCGGGCGATGGCGCCCTTGTGAAGCAGCGGCAAGCCGACCGCGATGCCCGCGACCAGAAGAGGGGCAATCTGCGTTGTATAGAGACCCGTAGCATAGGAGAAAAAGAGAACGCCGAGGGTGTACCCATGCGCCAACAATTCCGAGAGGAAGGGCCAGTCCTTGACATGGCGGCGTCGCAGCAGCCCGCCGAGTAACAGGCTCAGAGCGCCCGCAGTGAGTGCCATCGCGATCCCCAGCGTGACCGGGTAGAAGTCCGGGTTGAGCTGGTCGCCGATCGAGGAGCGGCTGAGCCAGCTCAGGAATGCGACATTGCTGCACGAAACGCACAGGGCGATGGCGGTCAGAAACAGGCCGCGGTCGATCGGGCTCCAATCGATGGGATTGGGCAGCCAGCCCACCGCCGGTCTCCGGCGTTGCGGGCCCTCGGGGGAGCTGATTGGCATAAGTGGCAAGTCTAGCGGACGCGGCGCCCTGAGTGAATGAGAGAAACATCGCCTGTGACCGGGTGCGTCAAGGTCCCGTGGCGCCCTTTCCCTTCATCTTGGCGAGGCGCCGCGAAAGAGTGCGCGCGGAGATCTTGAGAATCTCCGCCGCGCGGGTCTGGTTGCCGCCGCACCGATCGAGAACCGAGCGGATATGGGCTTCTTCCACCTCTTCCAGTGAGCTGGTCGGGCTCGGTTCCGGTGCGGGCTGGGAGCTGCCGGGAACGGAGAGCACCTGCGCAATCACACCATCGTTGATTGTGCCGGAGGGGCTGAGCAGATCGGCGCGCTCGATGACGTTGCGCAGCTCGCGAACATTTCCGGGCCAGGGATAGCGATTCAGCACGGCGATCGCGCCGCTTTGCAGCTCGAGCTTGCGACCGCGTCGCAATCCGATTTCCCTGCAAAAATGACCGGCGAGAACCGGAATGTCTTCGTATCGCTGGCGTAGCGGAGGGATGACGATCTCCGCGACGGCCAGTCGGTAATACAGATCCGACCGGAATGTACCTGCCGCAACGGCGTTCTTGAGGCTCGTGTTGGTTGCCGCAATGACACGGGTATTGACGGAAATTTCATTGACGCCGCCCAGCCGGCGGAGCATGGAGTATTCGAGCACACGCAGAAAGTGTCCCTGCACGTCGAGAGGGAGTTCGCCGACTTCATCGAGAAAGAGCGTGCCGTTCTGGGTCAGTTCGAACAGGCCCTGTCGTCGTTCATGGGCGCCGGTGTAGGCGCCTTTCTCGTGCCCAAAGAGCTCGGACTGGATGAGATGCTTCTCGAAGCTTGCGCAGTTTACCGCGACATAGGGCCCGTCATAGCGGGGTGAGAGTTCGTGAATTTTCCTGGCGATGTGCTCCTTACCGACCCCCGTTTCACCGCGGATGAGAACCGGCACGGACCCTTCGCGTCCGAGGCGTACGACGAGCTCCTCGATTTCCCGCATCTGCGGGGAGGGGAGAGGGACCGTCTTCTGGCTGAGCTCCATGAGGCTGCTGCGTGAGCGCGCCTGTTGATCGATCTCGTTGCTTCGGACGCGTAGGGCATGCTGGATTCGATTGAGCAGGGTCTCGACGTCGAAGGGCTTGGTGATGTAGTCGAAGGCCCCCCTGTTGATGCATTCGGATGCCGTGCCCGGTGAAGTATTGGCGGTCAGAACCAGCACGGCAGGCGCGGATGGATGGGACACCATCTCGGGAATCAGATCGACGCCCGATCCGTCTACAAGGTTGAGATCGAGAAGGATGAGATCGGCTGAAGAGTGACTGAGAAAATGCCGGGCGCCCTGGAGCGACTCGGCACTGGTGGTCTCAAACCCGCTTTCCTGCAGCAGGTCCGAGAGCAGAAGGCTGACCTCGGGATCATCTTCGGTTATCAGTACGTGGCCGGACCCGAGCTTCCCCATTGAAACACTACCCCGGGGTCCACAATTCCTACTTGTGAGACCCGATCTCTATTTCTGCTCCGCCACGATTGGACAATTATTGCTTTTCCCTGCTTTGACGTGCAACTGACAGGGGAGAATCGACGTGGCAGCATGATGTTGCAGCAGTGCCGGACGAGCGCCCGAACCTGTAGCAATTTGAAACATCTGGACGGACAATGGCGATCAGAGCGTTGAACAATGCATGGTATTCCCGAAAAGGCTACTGGGGGCTTGCCCTCACTGTCTGGGCATTGGTCTGGCTCGGCGACTCGCTGGCCCATGCATCACTCGATGAGCACGAGACACTTCTGCACGCAATTTTCAGCCCGCCCCTGCCCGAG from Chrysiogenia bacterium includes the following:
- a CDS encoding GGDEF domain-containing protein, with the translated sequence MGWLPNPIDWSPIDRGLFLTAIALCVSCSNVAFLSWLSRSSIGDQLNPDFYPVTLGIAMALTAGALSLLLGGLLRRRHVKDWPFLSELLAHGYTLGVLFFSYATGLYTTQIAPLLVAGIAVGLPLLHKGAIARSVVSGLSVLIAILILDELHLIPYAPVFISTPVDAAGRPVGALRYWQMTLLVVSPLLVWVVVNSLLSRWREREAQFQDLAATDSLTGLSTRRQFFEFFEAECVRAQRTGRPVGFIICDLDHFKSVNDTWGHSVGDLTLQHVAAILRAEIRQGIDRVGRFGGEELVVLLPETALEGTIAVAERMREQLQNSEISTANGGLRITASFGVAAREGELAQADLLLEEADNMLYRAKQRGRNRVVWHDDDPAAQQIS
- a CDS encoding sigma-54-dependent Fis family transcriptional regulator, which codes for MGKLGSGHVLITEDDPEVSLLLSDLLQESGFETTSAESLQGARHFLSHSSADLILLDLNLVDGSGVDLIPEMVSHPSAPAVLVLTANTSPGTASECINRGAFDYITKPFDVETLLNRIQHALRVRSNEIDQQARSRSSLMELSQKTVPLPSPQMREIEELVVRLGREGSVPVLIRGETGVGKEHIARKIHELSPRYDGPYVAVNCASFEKHLIQSELFGHEKGAYTGAHERRQGLFELTQNGTLFLDEVGELPLDVQGHFLRVLEYSMLRRLGGVNEISVNTRVIAATNTSLKNAVAAGTFRSDLYYRLAVAEIVIPPLRQRYEDIPVLAGHFCREIGLRRGRKLELQSGAIAVLNRYPWPGNVRELRNVIERADLLSPSGTINDGVIAQVLSVPGSSQPAPEPSPTSSLEEVEEAHIRSVLDRCGGNQTRAAEILKISARTLSRRLAKMKGKGATGP